One segment of Caldanaerobius polysaccharolyticus DSM 13641 DNA contains the following:
- the mntR gene encoding transcriptional regulator MntR gives MQEDEFYTFREYMKREENTLTASMEDYLEMIYRLCAHTPYTRINELAAALNVQPPSATKMVQKLSDLNLIDYRKYGIITLTEKGQQIGKALLKRHEIIKEFLSLIGITDSILEETEKIEHTISDETLKKLNELVSFFKSNPHIIAMFHNYKKP, from the coding sequence ATGCAAGAGGATGAATTTTACACATTTCGTGAATATATGAAAAGAGAAGAAAATACGCTAACAGCTTCCATGGAAGATTACCTTGAAATGATATACCGCCTTTGTGCCCACACCCCCTATACCAGGATAAACGAGCTGGCCGCCGCTTTAAACGTACAGCCTCCATCGGCCACAAAAATGGTACAAAAATTATCGGATTTAAACTTGATAGATTACAGAAAATACGGCATAATCACCCTTACAGAGAAAGGGCAACAAATCGGCAAAGCCCTGCTAAAGCGCCACGAGATCATAAAAGAATTTTTAAGCCTCATAGGCATAACCGACAGTATCCTTGAAGAAACCGAAAAGATAGAACATACGATAAGCGATGAGACATTAAAAAAGCTAAATGAACTCGTATCCTTCTTTAAAAGCAACCCTCATATCATCGCTATGTTCCACAATTATAAAAAACCGTGA
- the eutH gene encoding ethanolamine utilization protein EutH — protein sequence MGNVVLYLIGVFFAIGGLDYAIGSPLGLGKKFEEGIKAMGAVGLGMIGIYSISPAISQVLLIAITPVSKVFGVDPSAIAASFLAVDMGGYQIARSLAFDEKMGLFSGVVVASNLGAAISFSIPVAMGMISRDEQRYFSKGVMIGVIAIPIGCFAAGLWYGLNPLKLLKDMLPILVISAFIGIGLSLIPDVLLGCFDAFGKVIIGLSTAGLLAQGGYSVFGINLGFEVIPLQQVMSVVGKIAFILGGAYPMLAVLEKFFGSFLKKIGNRYGIDSSSVISLLGNLATNLLVFGNFKNMNAKGKVVCSAFAISGAFVFGGQMGFVSSVAPSMLVPFMVSKFVAGLFGLMLALRLWDR from the coding sequence ATGGGAAATGTGGTGCTGTATTTGATAGGCGTGTTTTTTGCAATAGGTGGATTAGATTACGCCATAGGATCTCCTCTAGGACTGGGCAAAAAGTTTGAAGAAGGGATCAAGGCAATGGGAGCGGTGGGCCTTGGTATGATAGGTATTTACTCCATATCGCCTGCTATATCCCAAGTTCTATTAATAGCGATAACTCCTGTATCTAAGGTCTTTGGCGTAGATCCTTCTGCGATTGCCGCTAGTTTTTTAGCAGTGGATATGGGTGGATATCAGATAGCCCGAAGCTTAGCTTTTGATGAGAAAATGGGGCTGTTTTCTGGTGTTGTGGTGGCTTCCAATCTGGGTGCAGCCATAAGCTTTTCTATACCCGTAGCTATGGGGATGATATCCAGAGATGAGCAGAGGTATTTTTCTAAGGGCGTGATGATAGGAGTAATAGCGATACCAATAGGTTGTTTTGCCGCCGGATTGTGGTATGGCTTAAATCCCCTTAAACTGCTGAAGGATATGCTGCCTATACTGGTTATTTCAGCTTTTATAGGAATAGGGTTATCGCTGATACCTGATGTTTTGCTGGGCTGCTTTGATGCCTTTGGAAAGGTGATAATAGGATTAAGTACTGCAGGGCTGCTAGCACAAGGAGGTTATTCTGTTTTTGGTATCAACCTGGGTTTTGAAGTTATTCCGCTGCAACAAGTTATGTCTGTGGTGGGGAAAATCGCCTTTATACTGGGCGGTGCGTACCCAATGCTGGCTGTGCTGGAAAAGTTTTTTGGCAGTTTTTTAAAAAAGATAGGAAATAGATACGGCATTGACAGCTCCTCTGTTATCAGCTTGCTGGGTAATCTCGCTACTAATTTACTGGTATTTGGCAATTTTAAAAATATGAATGCCAAGGGGAAAGTAGTATGTTCAGCTTTTGCCATAAGCGGTGCTTTTGTGTTTGGTGGCCAGATGGGGTTTGTGTCAAGTGTAGCGCCGAGTATGCTGGTACCGTTTATGGTGTCCAAATTTGTGGCAGGGCTATTTGGGCTTATGCTGGCGCTACGGCTATGGGACAGATAG
- a CDS encoding YmaF family protein: MDLSIEEIKKYFDYYDKKGEGQTHNHEFLGSTKLAAEEEEEEHNHRFAGVTSQVIPKGSSHVHAILVSTDFYEDHHHEIGVITGPAIDVGDDKHVHFVEGKTTVDNNHFHNFTFATLIEDPISD, encoded by the coding sequence ATGGATTTATCTATCGAAGAAATTAAAAAGTATTTTGATTATTATGATAAAAAAGGTGAAGGTCAAACCCATAACCATGAGTTTCTAGGTAGCACAAAGTTAGCTGCAGAAGAGGAAGAAGAAGAGCACAACCATCGCTTTGCAGGTGTTACCAGCCAAGTTATACCAAAGGGTTCTAGTCACGTCCATGCAATATTGGTAAGCACTGACTTCTATGAGGATCATCATCATGAGATAGGCGTAATAACTGGCCCTGCTATTGATGTCGGCGATGATAAACACGTACACTTTGTTGAAGGAAAAACTACTGTTGATAATAATCACTTCCACAATTTTACCTTTGCTACCCTAATTGAGGATCCTATTTCTGATTAA
- the yfcE gene encoding phosphodiesterase, translating into MRIGVISDTHGDYISWEKAWNFLKDTDLIFHAGDVLYHGPRNPLPPGYDPKKLSSALNSCSVPLLVAQGNCDADVDQMVLDIPMQTPYVFTMIQGKRFMVQHGHTISDEDMHKLIGRYRLDFFITGHTHIPILKKIGGCVVINPGSTSLSKREDKVNSIGLIEDGVARIVDLESGKDIMSLDLK; encoded by the coding sequence ATGAGGATCGGCGTTATAAGCGATACCCATGGAGATTACATATCTTGGGAAAAAGCGTGGAATTTTTTAAAAGATACGGATTTGATTTTTCACGCTGGAGATGTGTTGTACCATGGACCCCGCAACCCTCTTCCTCCTGGATATGACCCCAAAAAGCTCTCCAGCGCGTTAAATTCCTGCAGTGTTCCTCTTCTGGTGGCTCAGGGAAACTGTGATGCAGATGTAGATCAGATGGTACTCGATATACCTATGCAAACACCCTATGTGTTTACCATGATTCAGGGAAAGAGGTTTATGGTTCAACATGGACATACCATTTCTGATGAGGATATGCATAAATTAATTGGCAGGTACAGATTGGATTTTTTCATAACAGGACATACCCATATTCCCATTTTAAAGAAAATCGGCGGTTGCGTGGTGATCAATCCCGGATCTACGTCACTCAGCAAGAGAGAGGACAAGGTCAATTCGATAGGGCTTATTGAAGACGGGGTTGCTAGAATAGTAGATTTAGAATCAGGAAAGGACATCATGTCGTTGGACTTAAAATAA
- a CDS encoding glycoside hydrolase family 130 protein — MSKQLIVGEALPNIPWQDRPAGCNDVVWRYQQNPVIPRDLIPSSNSIFNSAVVPFNGEFAGVFRCDTKSRQMEIHSGRSKDGLNWEIDHERIKFICDDEEVSRFVYAYDPRVCKIEDRYYITWCNGYHGYPTIGVAYTYDFKEFYQMENAFLPFNRNGVLFPRKIKGKYAMLSRPSDNGHTPFGDIFYSESPDMVHWGHHRHVMSPNKPWESTKIGAGPVPIETTEGWLLFYHGVLTSCNGFVYSFGAALLDLDEPWKVIYRASDYLLSPQKLYECVGDVPNVVFPTAALYDAPTGRIAIYYGAADTVTCLAFAKVDEVIDFIKSNS; from the coding sequence ATGAGCAAACAGTTAATAGTCGGGGAGGCATTACCCAATATACCGTGGCAGGATAGGCCAGCAGGGTGTAATGACGTAGTGTGGCGCTACCAGCAAAACCCGGTGATACCCAGAGACCTTATACCTTCATCCAACAGCATTTTTAACAGCGCTGTGGTACCCTTTAATGGAGAATTCGCAGGTGTGTTCAGATGCGACACAAAAAGCCGCCAGATGGAGATACACAGCGGAAGGAGCAAGGACGGCCTTAACTGGGAGATAGACCATGAACGTATAAAATTTATATGCGACGATGAAGAGGTAAGCAGGTTTGTTTACGCCTACGATCCCAGGGTTTGCAAGATAGAGGACAGGTATTACATCACGTGGTGCAACGGATACCATGGCTATCCCACTATAGGCGTTGCGTATACCTACGATTTTAAAGAATTCTACCAGATGGAAAACGCCTTTTTGCCCTTTAACAGGAATGGTGTGCTGTTTCCGCGTAAGATAAAGGGCAAGTACGCGATGTTGAGCCGGCCTAGCGACAACGGGCATACGCCTTTTGGCGATATATTCTACAGCGAGAGCCCGGATATGGTGCACTGGGGGCACCACAGGCACGTGATGTCGCCCAACAAGCCGTGGGAGAGCACCAAGATAGGAGCAGGTCCTGTGCCTATAGAGACGACGGAAGGCTGGTTGCTGTTCTACCATGGGGTTTTGACATCGTGCAACGGGTTTGTGTACAGCTTTGGAGCCGCTTTACTGGACTTAGATGAGCCGTGGAAGGTGATATACAGGGCATCGGATTACCTGCTGTCACCGCAAAAGCTGTACGAGTGCGTAGGGGATGTGCCCAATGTGGTATTTCCCACAGCGGCGTTGTACGATGCGCCCACGGGAAGGATAGCGATCTACTACGGAGCTGCGGATACGGTTACATGTCTTGCCTTTGCCAAGGTGGACGAAGTGATAGACTTTATAAAGTCCAATAGTTAA